Proteins encoded by one window of Bacteroidales bacterium:
- a CDS encoding serine kinase gives MKVSDVVAQLGLTVLNEPRSLEAEVTGGYVSDLLSDVMGNAREGQIWITLQTHKNILAVASLKELSAIILVRGNKPDAETLRKSNEENIPLLGTEYDAFEITGQLYNLLKRA, from the coding sequence ATGAAAGTCTCTGATGTTGTAGCTCAACTGGGCCTGACTGTGCTCAATGAGCCCCGCTCACTGGAAGCTGAGGTTACAGGCGGGTATGTTTCCGACCTGCTGAGCGATGTGATGGGCAATGCCCGTGAGGGACAAATATGGATTACCCTGCAGACCCATAAAAATATCCTTGCCGTAGCTTCACTGAAGGAACTATCGGCCATCATTCTGGTGCGGGGCAACAAACCCGATGCCGAAACCCTGCGGAAAAGCAATGAAGAAAATATCCCCCTGCTGGGAACAGAATACGATGCGTTTGAAATTACTGGACAGTTGTACAATTTGCTGAAACGGGCATGA
- a CDS encoding 4Fe-4S dicluster domain-containing protein: protein MHSEAQSYFHHALRIDEEVCTGCTHCMQACPTQAIRVHAGKARIDGNRCIDCGECYRVCPVSAVKVEQDNLGQLDRYRYRIALVPSVFFGLFPENIPYGKIISSILELGFTEVFEVERTVPFLAEAQQDYVRNPENEHRPVSAFCPAVVRLIQVKFPSLTGMIMPLKPPVDLAAQWCLHNLDKAGIAREQAGLFYITPCAAKIAAIKSPVGEPGSVIDGVINMNSLYDRVSALLSRKGGDGLSSVAVTPLSPDEMLFALPHGETRHIPGRSLSIDGIRQVSEFLEAMDEEELAAYQFLELRACQNGCAGGILLSRNRWLVAEELLRKSTCFGVKPSGMSSSLQKHLASTCRLGPIEPRPGLILDQDPARAMQKLSRIRRLMCYLPGIDCGACGAPACQTLAEDVVQKKASLSHCPFIQRTMEKSHKLDAEHSYRITGQVWGEQRLEKDCKKKGAENESL, encoded by the coding sequence ATGCACAGTGAAGCGCAGTCATATTTCCACCATGCTCTCCGCATCGACGAAGAGGTTTGCACGGGTTGTACCCACTGCATGCAGGCCTGTCCTACCCAGGCCATAAGGGTACATGCCGGCAAGGCGCGCATTGACGGAAACCGGTGCATTGACTGTGGCGAATGCTACCGGGTTTGTCCTGTCTCGGCTGTTAAGGTGGAGCAGGATAATCTTGGCCAGCTCGACAGGTACCGGTACAGAATTGCCCTGGTGCCCTCGGTTTTCTTTGGATTGTTTCCTGAAAATATTCCTTACGGAAAGATCATAAGCAGTATATTGGAGTTAGGTTTTACTGAGGTTTTCGAAGTTGAACGCACAGTACCTTTTTTAGCAGAGGCACAGCAGGACTATGTGCGGAATCCGGAAAATGAACACAGGCCGGTCTCTGCCTTTTGTCCTGCTGTGGTGCGTCTCATTCAGGTCAAATTTCCTTCCCTTACGGGTATGATTATGCCCCTGAAACCTCCGGTAGATCTGGCGGCTCAGTGGTGCCTGCACAACCTTGACAAAGCCGGCATTGCGCGGGAGCAGGCAGGGTTGTTTTACATTACACCGTGCGCTGCCAAAATTGCCGCCATTAAAAGTCCGGTCGGTGAACCCGGTTCGGTTATTGACGGGGTGATTAATATGAATTCCCTGTATGACAGGGTAAGCGCACTTCTAAGCCGGAAAGGAGGGGATGGCCTTTCTTCCGTTGCCGTTACGCCGCTCTCGCCCGACGAAATGTTATTTGCCCTGCCGCATGGTGAAACAAGGCATATTCCGGGCCGGTCGCTGTCAATTGACGGAATCCGTCAGGTTTCGGAATTCCTTGAAGCAATGGATGAAGAAGAACTTGCTGCCTATCAGTTTCTGGAACTCAGGGCCTGTCAGAACGGTTGTGCCGGAGGCATTCTTCTGAGCCGAAACCGCTGGCTGGTAGCCGAGGAACTGCTGCGAAAATCCACCTGCTTTGGCGTCAAACCATCCGGAATGAGTTCTTCTCTGCAAAAGCACCTTGCTTCAACTTGCCGGCTGGGGCCCATTGAACCCAGGCCGGGGCTTATCCTCGACCAGGATCCTGCCAGGGCTATGCAGAAACTCTCCCGCATCAGAAGGCTTATGTGTTACCTGCCGGGTATTGACTGCGGTGCCTGCGGCGCCCCTGCCTGCCAGACCCTGGCGGAAGATGTTGTGCAAAAGAAAGCCAGCCTCTCTCATTGTCCTTTTATACAGCGGACTATGGAAAAAAGCCATAAGCTCGATGCAGAACACAGCTATCGGATTACCGGACAGGTGTGGGGAGAACAAAGGCTCGAAAAAGATTGTAAAAAGAAAGGAGCAGAAAATGAAAGTCTCTGA